The Paenibacillus sp. RC334 nucleotide sequence ACGGGAAACCTATTTGCTGATCACATCATCTGATCACTTTTTCCTTTTCTTACCCCCAACATAATGATAGCCATAACAGCTACCAAAACCGCTATGAGAGCAAAGGGAATGTATTTGTCTACCCGGTACAAGGTGGTCGTCAAAATAGGAGCAATGATCGCAGAAATGCCCTGAACAGCAGCCACTAAACCAGCGGCTCCCCCCTGCTGTTCTTTACTGACAGACAGAGAAGCACCAGCCATAAAGCCGGGCATTAGCAAGCCCGTACCTATACCAAACATAAAGAACGCTGCATAGTAAACGATCAAGCTGGTTGACACCAGAAATAATCCCATTCCCGTAATCAGGAACAGAGAACCGAGCAAAATCATCGGCTTAGGCTGCCATTTAAGCCATTTCATCTGAACGATCTGTACGATCAACATGGCTGCCCCGGAAAACATGAGCCCAAAGGAAACGACTCTTGCTGTTTCTTTGGATGAAAGGCCTAATTGATCTTGAAAATAAAATCCTCCTATAACCTGGATGGTCACAATACTAATCATCGTAACCAAACCTGCAAACAAATACATCCGTAGTCCAGACTGAAATGGGTTAATCCGAGCCGGCTTTTGCTGAATAACGGGTTTGGCAGCGGGAATCGCCAGCAGAGCCACTACAAATGCAACAGCGGCAATCACGATCCCAAAATATAAGGGCCATAACAGCCCTATTAAAGTAAAGGCACCTGCAATAGCGGGCCCAAATACCAGTCCAAGCCCATTGGCTGCGCTAATGATAGCCATCCCAGTACCTCGATCTTCTCCCTCCGTCACATCTCCCATATAGGCTTGGGAAGATGACAATACCGCCGGGATAAACCCGCCTATCAAACCGCGTGTAACAATCAGCAGGACTAATAACAGCCACCCGCTGAGCCATCCATTTAACCCGCCAAAAAGAGTAAGCGTAAACAGCAAGCAACTTACACACATCCCTATGAACCCAAT carries:
- a CDS encoding MFS transporter; the protein is MNRIKGSIFFSVFVAMLGLMLIAPIMPPLIRELGLRESHSGLIISLGSITMALMAPVWGNLSDAKGRKPVILIGFIGMCVSCLLFTLTLFGGLNGWLSGWLLLVLLIVTRGLIGGFIPAVLSSSQAYMGDVTEGEDRGTGMAIISAANGLGLVFGPAIAGAFTLIGLLWPLYFGIVIAAVAFVVALLAIPAAKPVIQQKPARINPFQSGLRMYLFAGLVTMISIVTIQVIGGFYFQDQLGLSSKETARVVSFGLMFSGAAMLIVQIVQMKWLKWQPKPMILLGSLFLITGMGLFLVSTSLIVYYAAFFMFGIGTGLLMPGFMAGASLSVSKEQQGGAAGLVAAVQGISAIIAPILTTTLYRVDKYIPFALIAVLVAVMAIIMLGVRKGKSDQMM